The DNA region ATATACAGTTACCCTATGCACTTTGGGGGTACAGGACATCAATTTGGTCATCCACAAGAGCCACTCCTTATTCATTGGTATATGCGATGAAGGTAGTCCTTCCCATTGAGGTGGGTGTTCATTCATTAAGAACAGTGTTGGAGAGTGAAATCCTTGAAGTCAATTGGTTCCAAAGTAAGTGTGACCAGTTATGCCTAATGGATGAGAAGAGGCTTAAAGCCTTATATCACATTCAAGGTTATCAAAGAAGACTCAGAAAATCCTTTGACAAGAAAGTGAGAAATAGAGATTTGAGGACAAGagatctagtgttgaaggagaTTCGAGCCCCGATTCAAGAAACAAAGGGAAATTTAAGCAGAATTGGGCAGGTCTGTATATCATCAAGCAGATATACTCTGGGGAAGTAATAAGGTTGATGGacttgttggggtttatgccctaaaacccaatttattggcatgtatttaataattaaattgtttaattatatgagactatctataaatgaactaagacattatcatagtccatgagatgcattgtatgtgatttatgtgaaaagtcacagaagatataaatcacaagttctttgtaaactcagaagtttagttcatagtcggtgatgaaattgggcgtttcatctgcgaagactataacatatcaactaagatgatttgtcttgatcatggaagtggagacttctagttggtatgttgatatgttttaagagttaagacttattgaactggaccgttgtgagatttattattctcctaacgactgtcaaatgaataataaatctcacgacttctatttacatcaactctaaatcctgagagaataatggacctgatcatgagatgttgttgctttgatatatcaggagtgagatctattagttacggtcaaaacctcagtatgttgggcatccgcatttagtgttgatggaacatatattctcaagatggaattcatagtctcttaatggagatacaaaatattcccttgagataagtttaatgggtttagttattcagagtgttgggcccaactactttagtaaggagttactaaagtatatatttatgaaattggatttcataaatatatgacgaataacataaaggattaaaccgggtactcaaggattaagatgtagtaatcttcaaagtggcagtctatattcatgattttggattactacgaatattttaatgaaggggttgcatgcataataaagtcttgggatataatttattaataaggcctagagtgcaattatatttatatagtggtattaaatataattaatggtaactttgggcttgtcaagagttgacggaaaagcccaaggcccattggagctagtgtcttattggtcccttttggtcccactccaagccacacactaaagcccaattggaaaggcctaataggccagcccaattagataatcagttagttataaagggagaaacatacagaatttttattagttagaaaaaaaaaaataagaaacggtgtgtgagagagtgtgagacacactttcattctccctttgaaaaactgattaagagaccacacatcttgggcgtaaagtggaattggagtgaagattaaaagtgttcccaagtgcttctaatctttgttttgaatttctccacaccaaggtacactatcttgttcttaaattctgaaatttacattgtgcacgttatcaatcatgaatgaaatagatcctagttcgttgcttccgctgtgggttttgcatgagatgcaaaaccagaatttttccttcaattggtatcagagccaggttttcatatcatgattgtatagcgtgtgattgaattttagaatttaagaaaaccgttatttttgtgttttcaaatttctacaTAAGGATATTGTTCAATAAATTTTGTGTgcattaataaatatatgtaatatattgTTATGCAAGTGCACGGATtggccattttttttctttggaaaagTGAATCCGTAAGGATTCTTACTTTTTGACAATCCGTAAGGCCATGTCTTAATAGTTATTGAGATGGGCAGTTATTCTCCTGACCGTAATATATGGATATAACTACCTTTTGCACTTGATTTCCCTTGCACCGTTTGACTTGGTCAATGGAAGTtacataatataactttatGTGTTATACGTAAATGGTGTTTTCATGCATGGCTAGACTTTGTTTCATGATATAACTACCATTTGGTCTATTCTTATGTTGCATGGCTTGGCTTTTCAAGTACTCttgagtcttgcattccatgcggagggtatttacttcacggattacaaggttaaacttctttgtgattaagCAAATGTTCGTTACACTaaagtgacgtgacttagtaacatcacatcgaatttaaacaattaaacacatttgatgtgtagggttaaatttgtgattagatcacaatgtttttaggacaatccacttgttttaaaatttctagtgggagagagatacaagggttggatctcatggcctccattgttagttcatagtagtgtgaaatatatactttgtctttgcttcgagcttagcattccatgcggagagtatttatttcatggtactacaggattgaatttcttggtttatagtagtttgatcaaacaccttgtcttagccttgagctttgcattccatgcggagggtgttttgtatcatggcacTACATAATAAACCTGTTtaaggggatgaaatgtggctacacatgattctaggcaatggtgtacactagactaagtttgatagtatcctctatgctgagttcttgctattatcacttagaggccaaagaaatagcggcaaattattttgtttggtaagagttaccatgatagcattaataatgagagtaattcTCACCTGATCgtagtggttggtattcactctatgctgaggaatattaattgcgggattaggttgtcgttgcacctagtatagtatgtttttcgggttttatactatatggttatggacGCAAAATATAATGTTCCTGTAATTTTGTTCATAGTCTCGAATTGAAgttgccataaatttttgttctctaactattttttttattgaatcacattaactaagatataattttggacttgGTGCTTAAGGAGttgaagtacatatatatgtttcaattcagcattatcataatttcctatgcatgatgcattgatggaagatggcttatgatatgatcataatctccattgaaatgctaatatgttacattggcttttatctcaaatgtgctaaagcatgagatgcaagagttagtactagacttagactttgtattaagactaaatgagatgtttgatatgaaatatcgtgctactagacgatatttaatataagtcatattgagtgccaagaaaagcttaagtagttccaattctatatcattttatgaaaatattttcattttaaaatgaattggaattcttggatgtagagattaaatgttaatctcatatggatatgatccataagtccatgttagaatcatttgaccaattcagattgttttgaaaataaatttcttttatattatctgaattgatgagtgagttctacacaacgaaagacatcctaaaagctaaggctaggatcaatatgatttaatcaaattcttagcctagaccaaaaggaaaaggtggtaagaagaggaattaaaataccaaacagttgggcaAGCTATTTGCCccagtagttgccaaaaggaaattagactcaaaagtatgaccaaaaggaaagtgtttccgttttggtaaagctaagttttgtccatgattgttttctagatggagatttacatgttttactttttaaagagaaagttttcatcctttggtattgtatgtttttggcacttatgtctagatcttattatctaaatgatattcaagattggtgaaaaatgggcttttagaaccattatttattaaaatttcaatctatgaattctatttagaggataatatgatctagggttcctttattgtaaaggaatataatatcaatgacttctttaagtcagtgcatacataaaggaggaataagactcttttagaaatagtaaagtacatgataagtatttcaatttccttatttcttttggagatatactctatgtactactatacattttctaaaattgatttcaaaagcttgttcctaagacatttgtcaaattgtggattaggtaaaaacctagtatatgatacttccacttttagggatgtccagcacttgtgctagaaaggaagtctaacaaaatgaaatcaaaaggtagaaaaatgtgtgtttatgttgggtatccaaaaggaatttcaaaagattgttttggtagtcataaagaagataagatgtttgtaaagtacaaatacaaagttcttgatgatgactatgtgaataatcttaaagctatacatagaattgttctagaagaaaaatgtcagaattttttgtaagacaactatgaaatacatttagaaatgagatggttgtattagatacatcacAAGGAATTGTTCTAGATATATAGCTAATACACCaatacaatatcgtagtgggaggattatcaattatcaaataaattcatacttttggaataaacttttgaagtcattccacaaggatatgaatttgatcctcggtcctacgttgaggcaatagatgatataaatatggattactagatcaaggttatgtaaatagaattagattctatttaaagtttagaacttgtagaggagcctaatggcattaagcctattgttctcaaataggtctacaagaaaaattgagattgatagatttgaaggtgcaaaccttcaaagtcaagactaatggtgaaaatatttattcagaacgaaatggttcgactatgaaaagattttttcaccaatagtcaagtttgactttatctagattctcttatccattatatttcatttggatgaaatatggcaatggatatcaagaaagcttcttttagtagcaatcttgaggaaaacatctatatgatgtaactagacttgtacatagcaaagaaacggtagtatttagattgcaagttccttaaattccatttaaggattaaagcaagcatctaaatcataaaatattatctttgatcaagaaatcaaattgtttgattttgatcaaatattaaaaggccttatgtgtgtatagctatatagaataataaatttcttaatgtgtgttgatgacattctaatcatttagaatgatgttgatttattgtcatcaatgtgtttttggttgtctagtccTGTTTTATATAAAGTACTTaggaaagactggtcacatcctaagaattaaactttgttataattcagaaattaggatgttgagtctatctcaaactgcttaaatagattagattctagccaagtatagcatataatacttcaagaaaggattctttccttttaagtttgaagttcctttatataggattgtggtcctaagacatataaaaggaagagcatattaagacggtcccttatatcaaatagataggaagtctttatactatgctacatgctaggctaaatatctattttacggtgggcatagtaagcaaatatcaaattgaatcaaagatcatttaatttagtgggagtaaagcatatactcaaatatcttatgggaataaggtgttatatgcttgtccacagaaGTGAAATTTTGATCATTACTGGATGTGCAAATactgatttgtagtttgattgtgattcatgaagttggacttcaagatatgtgttcactctaggtggtgaagatacacattaagtgtaaatgatatcttctcattagagagatatgagtacatgagaaatagtagtagtagaaaagataatttatgcaataaatttggctgtaacttgtttccaagccttggcttagagtgattatgaattactctaaagggaaataagtgtcagatatatgataaattgtctttgagggcaagtgggagattgttggggtttatgccctaaaacccaatttattggcatgtatttaataattaaattgtttaattatatgagactatctataaatgaactaagacattatcatagtccatgagatgcattgtatgtgatttatgtgaaaagtcacagaagatataaatcacaagttctttgtaaactcagaagtttagttcgtagtcggtgatgaaattgggcgtttcatctgtgaagactataacatatcaactaagatgatttgtcttgatcatggaagtggagacttctagttggtatgttgatatgttttaagagttaagacttattgaactggaccgttgtgagatttattattctcctaacgactgtcaaatgaataataaatctcacgacttctatttacatcaactctaaatcctgagagaataatggacctgatcatgagatgttgttgctttgatatatcaggagtgagatctattagttacggtcaaaacctcagtatgttgggcatccgcatttagtgttgatggaacatatattctcaagatggaattcatagtctcttaatggagatacaaaatattcccttgagataagtttaatgggtttagttattcagagtattGGGCccaactactttagtaaggagttactaaagtatatatctatgaaattggatttcataaatatatgacgaataacataaaggattaaaccgggtactcaaggattaagatgtagtaatcttcaaagtggcagtctatattcatgattttggattactacgaatattttaatgaaggggttgcatgcataataaagtcttgggatataatttattaataaggcctagagtgcaattatatttatatagtggtattaaatataattaatggtaactttgggcttgtcaagagttgacggaaaagcccaaggcccattggagctagtgtcttattggtcccttttggtcccactccaagccacacactaaagcccaattggaaaggcctaataggccagcccaattagataatcagttagttataaagggagaaacatacagaatttttattagttagaaaaaaaacaaataagaaacggtgtgtgagagagtgtgagacacactttcattctccctttgaaaaactgattaagagaccacacatcttgggcgtaaagtggaattggagtgaagattaaaagtgttcccaagtgcttctaatctttgttttgaatttctccacaccaaggtacgctatcttgttcttaaattctgaaatttacattgtacacgttatcaatcatgaatgaaatagatcctagttcgttgcttccgctgtgggttttgcatgagatgcaaaaccagaatttttccttcaggaCTTTGATGCAAACCCTTTTACTGAGCCAACTAATATGGATCAATTGAAGAAATACCACGTCTAAGGTGGTAGTCTGAGGAATGGTCACATCTGAAGTGGTTGTAGATTATGTCATTTTCTTTCCTAGGTTCggcaaaaaaaaatggtagactAAAAAACTGAAAGGGCGATCTACGCAAAAGGAGAGTTAAAAAATAGTGAGAGAGCCTGCTAGGTTGCAAACCCAAAAAGGCAAcctaggaaaaaaattaaggcaaataaAGTGAACTATgtgatgacctgatccttcTACCAAGGAGGTATGTAGGCAAACATATATTGGTCCGATCACAACTTACCCAAGCCAACCATTCACCCATCAagtatttaagaaaattttttacgAAGATCAAACCATGCCATTTCATAAGCcttaaacataaacataaaccctaaacaaaaactaaacctTAAACAAAGCATAAACCCTAAATAGAACCATGAAGCTGAAAGTCCTTAATAATTCCTAAAGCTAAAAGTTTCAAACTAACTTCTTAAATATACATGttcaaagacaaaaataaaggagTCAAGTCTTCTTcagctttttcttctttgattgcCCATTAGTTCCATCTATGAAATTTAACCCGTCATCTCTATCTATTCTTTTGAACTCATAGTTGTTATCCTCTTGCTTGCCTTTTCTATCTTCaaaaattgttttctcataGAAGCCATGTCAATCTCTTTGTCCTAATCTTGCCCACCAACCAATTAGAATATTCCATGGTCATCCTGTGAAAGTAAACCTTAACAAAAGATTGATCTACTCGGTCAGCCATGTCCAACCCCAGCAGTATGTTCCTTAGAGAAGTAGGAGTTGTGTCCATAGGGATAAGGTTTTCTTCCTCTACTGCCAGGCTCCCCTTCCTCATACTAGAACTGTCTCAAGAGCCTATCAGCCTTATAGAAAGTTGTCCTCCTTAAGTCAACCAAGAAGACATGATTTGATCCTGGAGATCACAACAAAGGAGGTGGGCACTCAATAACAATCCCAGCGAATTGAGATATtggatttcttcttcaaaaatttCACCTAATCGCTTTCAGTTTGACTCTTGGTCTTAAGGACAACCCTACTAGGGAAATAACTAGGACTATAATTGGCAACAGTGGGTGTAGCTATCATGTCCAGTCTTTCCATCAACCATATCTGAAAAGTCAAGGGATTCCCGAGGAATTGTCGTGATTCTCCACCAAAAAATACAGAGTCCAACCCTAAAATAGTTTCTGCCAATATCAAAAAGGCAGGATTATCACCATCCCTAACTTGGCCCATAATTCCTATGGCTTGAGCATCTACAAAGCCAAGTCTTCTAGAGCAAAGCAAGAATTCTCCCATGAAGCAAAGAGCTAAACCAAAAATTTTCTACATGTTGTTTGATAGACCATAAGTACGTTTATCAATAAGACTTGCAACAACTACATGAAGATTTAGCATGTGGCCTTCAATCATGCTATTGGTAACTAAAGTAGAAAGGCCTAGGGCATCAAATGAAATCTTCCTGTGCTTGGGATCATAAGAAACTGctataaattttttgtcaaaCCCATAACCCAGAATGGCAGAAAATTCTTCAATagtaggacaaaatttagtggTATTAAACTGGAATACATGATCTTCGGTGTCCCAAAACTTCATGGCGGCACGGAGAAAATCCCACTTGATCTTGACATTCCTTGGAGACTTGATCCCCTCTAGCTTGAAGGCAATGAAATTGGTCTTGGTGATGAAATCAAGGCTATGAACCAATTTATTGATATCATTTTTGATTGAACAAGGAGGATTTGATTGTTGGCCATGAATAATTCTTGTATATGATTGATGTTTCTTGATACTTTTGATGCAGAGATTTGTTTGCAAGTTTAATGCTAAGATGGGGCCTTCTAATCTCTAACTATGTTTAAATAAGTTCAAAGAGTTTGAAGTTGACTAGGAGAGTGTTTCTTAGTCCCGAcgaataaaatgtttttttttttaaaaaaaaaacaaaacaaaaccaaagaaaGCGTGTCAAAAAACGCGAAAAGTTGAGGCAAGATTGGgtgtgccaatcggcactccaAGAGCGCCGCACTTAGTCCCCACCATGATCAATTCTATTTATTTGGCATTTTGGGCACGATTTTGGTTCAATTTTGCCTTGTTTTCACTCCAATAAAAGTAGTGGtgcaataaaatttctaaaaaattcacATCGACTATCAAACTGGGGCATTTGGCCATGCCTcgttcatttttcaaaaaaatatcatcATCCTCATTTGTTTCCAAAAAAGAGAGGGGAAGTCaatcaaatcaaaaaattttgaaatcatgcatccattttttaaaactatgggcATTCAGCCATGCCTTATCCCTCTTTCTAAAACAAACCAAATCAATCTTCTTTTTTCCAGAAGAAAccttttttctctaaaaaatcaCCATGCATAAATttctaaactaggggcatttggCTATGCCTCATTCAAGTGAGCACAATCATATCAGGAGTGGTCATGTAAATCCTAGCAAGGCTAAAGTCATCTAAGGACAAGGAACTAAAGGTggaaattaatacaaattttctgACTAGGGAATATTTTGTCTCTTGCAGGAAAATCAAAATAGAAGTCAAGCATCATTTGGACTTCAAGTCCCCTGGCAGGAAGATCATTGGCCCGCCTCTTGAAGAACCACCCTTTGTGTCCCCTTGTTGCTCTTGACTTGTATAAGATTGAAGCTCTTGCTGCCTACTCTGAAATTCAAGATTCCTGATTCTTTCTTCCAAAGATCTTGTGTTGGCCTCAGCATTCTCCATTCGATTTCTCTGAAAAATCATGAAGACAGGCGTTAAGTCCATTACTATGACTCTCAAGTAAAATTCAATAAGGGAGTGTCATTTTTTACCCAATTCACCTCATTGAGCACATATTGGGAAGATTGTGTGCTTGCAACTAGCCGCATGCGTCCAATCATCCACATGCTTTCCTCCATGAGATCAACACCAACCTAGAGCATAAGGCCACAAGTTCAGAAATAGCTGAACAGTCAAAAAATGAGACAAAAGACCAAAGGGTTTGGAAATGAAATGGGCCAGTCCAAAGGACATTCGGGGTATATTCTGGCCGGTCTAGATCCACAAAGTAGTAAGATCCATCAGAATTCATTATTTCATATTGTCATGCCAGAAAATTGGGATATGTCTCCATGAAAGAAGCAAAAAGACCACCAGCATTGTTAGGAGGAGGACTTTCAGCTCCAAAAGACGAAGCCTAAAGATGCAACATTCAGACACTTTTATAAAGGAAGAGAATATTAAGATGGTTCCTTATTCTATATCAATAGAAAGTCTTTATGTTATGCTATacactaggctaaatatctattttgtggtgggcatggtaagcaaatatcaattgaatctaagatcacttaatttagtgggagtaaagcatatactcaaatatcttaggagaatgagggattatatgcttgtccaccaaAGTGAGGATTTGATCGTTACTGGTTGTACAAATAttgacttgtagtttgattatgattcatgaagttggacttcaggATATGTAttcatcctaggtggtgaagatacacattaagcgtAATTATTATCTCactagagagatatgagtacgtaagatgtagtagtagaaaagataatttatgcaataaatctggctgaaacttgtttccaaaccttgccttagagtgattatgaattactccaaagggaaataagtgtcggatatatggtaaattttctttgaggataaGTGGGAGAtagttggggtttatgccctaaaaatccaatttattggcatgtcataaataattaaattgtttaattatatgaaactatttataaatgaactaatgggacattatcatagtccatgagatgcattatatgtgatttaagtgatttagtcacagaataTGTAAATCaaaagttccttgtaaacttaaaatgtagtttgtagtcggtgatgaaattgggcgtttcatttGTGAAggctataacacatcaactaacatgatttgtcttgatcatggaagtggagacttctagttgatgtgttgatgtgtcttaaaagttaagacatattgaactagaccgctgtgagattaattattcaattaacaactgtcacctgaataattaatctcacgacttctaatttcatagactcttaatcctgagagggtggtgaacctaatcatgaaatgtaggttactttgatatatcaagagtgagatctaatattcacggtcaaaacctcaatatgttagGTAATCACACGCAGTGTTGAGGGAatacatattctcaagatggaatccataatctctttttatagagacataaaatatccccttgagataagtttaatgagaacTGGTTATTCAGAGCGCCCACTTtaataaggagttactaaagcttatatttattgaaattagatttcaataaatgtgaatacctaaaagattaaaccgggtactcaaggataaaatagttgtttacaaagaaacagtttattatgactttgttcactatggatatttcacgGAGGGGTCAATTGAtatcattagagtcttgggatataatttgttaataaggcctagagtgcaattatatttatatagtggtattaaatataattaatggtaactttggacttgtcaagagttgatagaaaagcccaaggcttattggagctagtgtcttattgatccattttggtcccactccaagccacacactaaagcccaattggaaaggcccaataggccagcccaattagataattagttagctataaagggagaaacatacagaattttttataagaaaaagagagacatcattgtgtaatggtgtgtatgtgtgagtgaagctactcaattattctccattggaaactgattgagagaccacactttttgggcataaagtggaattggagtgaagattaaaagtgtttccaagtacttctaatcttttgttttgaatttcactgcatcaaggttcgctatcttgttcttaaattctgaaatttacattgtgcatattatcaatcatgaatgaaatagatccatgtttgttgcttccgctgtgtattttgtatgagatacaaaaccagattttccaacaatatGGTGTCAACATCACCTCGCCAATGCTTGGAAAGTGAAAGATACGAGTGGTATCCCAGAATCGTTCAGACAACACGACAAGCAATTGAAGGTCCTTCTACTCAGTGGTGTCGTGAACCAAAAGATCTTGGAAAAAGGTTTTGAAGCCGGCTTCATTGATGACATTTCTAATGTCTAGGGATAACACTGCCCACCTTTGTCTCAGTAATTGAAGACTACCCTAGCTCTTGAGATTCTACAATTAACAAGAATACCCCATATgagaaatatgaaaaaaaaaaaaaaaaaaaacaacaacaacaacaaaacaa from Castanea sativa cultivar Marrone di Chiusa Pesio chromosome 6, ASM4071231v1 includes:
- the LOC142639742 gene encoding uncharacterized protein LOC142639742 — its product is MNGAVKATNKNIGRILKKSKKNYKDWHIQLPYALWGYRTSIWSSTRATPYSLVYAMKVVLPIEVGVHSLRTVLESEILEVNWFQSKCDQLCLMDEKRLKALYHIQGYQRRLRKSFDKKVRNRDLRTRDLVLKEIRAPIQETKGNLSRIGQVCISSSRYTLGK